In Chiroxiphia lanceolata isolate bChiLan1 chromosome 2, bChiLan1.pri, whole genome shotgun sequence, a single genomic region encodes these proteins:
- the LOC116782067 gene encoding E3 ubiquitin-protein ligase SH3RF3-like yields the protein MDESSLLDLLECSVCLERLDTTAKVLPCQHTFCRRCLESIVSSRHELRCPECRILVGCGVDELPANILLVRLLDGIRQRPRAAGGASGSPSTAAPTYPQPAAAPSAVAAAA from the coding sequence ATGGACGAGTCGTCGctgctggacctgctggagtgCTCCGTGTGCCTAGAGCGTCTGGACACCACGGCCAAGGTGCTGCCGTGCCAGCACACCTTCTGTCGCCGCTGTCTGGAGAGCATCGTCAGCTCCCGCCACGAGCTGCGCTGCCCCGAGTGCCGCATCCTGGTGGGCTGCGGCGTGGACGAGCTACCCGCTAACATCCTCCTCGTCCGCCTCCTAGACGGCATCCGGCagcggccccgcgccgccggggGCGCCAGCGGCAGCCCCAGCACCGCGGCCCCCACGTACCCCCAGCCCGCCGCCGCTCCCAGCGCcgtcgccgccgccgcc